CAGTATATTCAGAAGCTCCCTGTGAAGGGAATTTTGCAGGGTCGAAGTTTTGTCTCCAAAAACCGTTTTTATTCTTACCCCGCATAAAACCAGTTGAGACATCAAAGACGTTTCGGTAGTTCTGCGAACGACGCTGATACTTTTTCCAGTCTTCAGTTCTTCCAAGATCATCAGCCATTGCAGCTATGCACCAGTCGTCGTAGGCATACTCAAGAGTCCTTGAGACAGATTGAGTTCCGCTCTCCAAAGGGATATAGCCATATTTTTTATAGGCTTTAAGACCCTGATGGTCCTGCATCGCCGAGTTTTTCATAGCTTTTAAGGCATAAGAAGGGTCGTAGCCGCGTATGCCCTTTACCCATGCATCGGCAATTACGGGAATCGAATGGTAGCCGATCATACACCACGTTTCGCCGGAGGCAAGCTCCCAGTAAGGAAGCAGGCCGCTCTGGTCATATTTCTTCAGCATTGAATGCACAAAATCGTTCGTCCTATCCTGCTCTACGATTGTATAAAGCGGGTGTAAGGCACGGAATGTGTCCCAAAGTGAGAAAACTGTGTAGTAATCAAAATCCTCAGCAGTATGAATCTTTTTGTCCATGCCGCGGTATCTGCCGTCAACATCCATAAATATATTAGGCACAAGGAAGCTGTGGTAAACGGAAGTGTAGAAAGTGCGCTGCTGCGATTCTGACCCGCCCTTCACTTCAAATTTTGAAAGCTGCTTTTGCCATAGAGACTTGGCCTCGCTGTGAACCTTTTCAAAATCCCATCCCGGACATTCGGCCTGCATATTCTTGGCCGCCCCGTAACAGCTAACATTTGAAAGGGCAACTTTCACCATTACATTTTGCTTTTCCCTTGCATCAAAACGGAAATATCCCTGAAGGCTCTTTCCTTTCGCCTCCTTGGCAGATTCATCAAGCCGGCCGTTGATTCTCAAACCGCTTTTCTGAAAAGGACGTGAAAATTCTGCTGTGAAGTAGAGGTAACGATTCTTAGACCAGCCGTTCTTGCGGAAAAACCCCTGAATCTGACGATTGTCAATAATTTCAATTTCACTCTCAACAATCCTGCCCCAACCGATAATATGAGTAACATCAACGATCACGTTAGCCTTATCTGTCTCAGGGAAAGTGTATTTATGAAAGCCAACCCTTTCTGTGGCAGTAAGCTCAACATCTATATCATAATCTTCCAGATAAACGCTGTAGTATCCCGGGGAGGCATCTTCTCTGTCATGAGAAAATCGTGAGCGGTAGCCTTTTTCCGGATTTTTCTCGCTGCCGGGAACAAGCTTAGGATCTCCAGTTGTAGGCATAAAGAGGAAATCGCCGTAATCGGGAACGCCCGTTCCACTTAGATGCGTATGACTGAAACCCATAATTGTGCCTTTTTTGTAGTGATAGCCTGAACAGTGATTCCAGCCTTTATTGTCTGTATCGGGGCTGAGCTGAACCATACCGAAAGGAACAGTTGCACCGGGAAAGGTGTGGCCTACTGTATCTGTTCCGACAAACGGGTTTACCTTTTGAACAAGCGGAAAATCATCTTTTACGCTTCCCATTTCGCAAAAGGCCGCAAAGGGCGTAAGTAAGAAGCTAAACATTATCATCTGAAAAATTCTTTTCTTCATCATTTCTCCATGCTTAAATATTTTAAATTTGAATCACGAAATATATTTCTGCATAAGTTCCATCTTGCGTTGAAATCAATTGTCATATCTGTATATCTTAGAAAAGGCCGGATTTCACAATAATACGATTTTTTTATCACAGTTAAAGCTGCTTCTTAAGAAATCATTACTGCTTATCCGTATCACTGGCCGAACCCGTTTTTTATCATAATTTCTTAGAAGTTTCGCTGCTCTGTCCAGCAGCGCAGACACGATAGCGATAAGCAGTATTCGGAACAGCGTTTTTATCCTGATACATCTGATTGTCGTATTCGCTGCGTGTTGTTTCCCTGAACTGACATCGTTTTGCAGTATGGTGTTTTACCTTCTCAATTAGAACAACCACGTCAAACAAATGGGCATTGTCCGGCGCAAATCCGGAGCCATTGCCTCTGACACGAGGTGTTTTTTACTTCGGTTTCATCATAAGGCCACAAAATCAAATTTATACAAAAGATTTTAGACTATCTATTCAGATGCGGGATAAATTCCGCTGTTTTGCCAATTCAGAGCTATATACGCAAAATCGTGGATATCAATCATACAGTCTGGCTCTCCTTCAGGCCCGCTGACATCAACAGCCTCGCTGTAATCAAGAAGGCAAAGATGTTTATCAGGCTCGGTTAGGTTATTGTAAAGATCCAGAATTTCTGTATCAGCCTTTGCATAAGTGTAAACCCGTACATCATCGATCAATCCTTCAAGAGGTGTTCCTCCTGTAACCTGTTCGGCTCCTATTACCAGCGGATTATCAGAAAGCAACGGCTCTGCATTCGGATATGCTTCAGAGGCATTCTCTTCGCCGTCGATATAGAGCTTCATTTCACCCGTCTCGCCATCATAAGTTGCAGTAATCATATGCCACTGCCCATCAGTAACAGCGACATCACTCGTAACTCCGCCTACCTCACGGTAGCCGAAAGTTGCCTGCCCTAATCCATTTGTCTCGATTACATATCCTCGCCATGGGCTGTAGCCATCACGGTCCTGCTTGCATACTAAGCCGTGCCATCCTTCCAGATCAGATTTCATCCAGAAATTAACAGTTAATCCGAGATGGTAGAAATTGAATGCATCTTCACTGCCCGGAACCTGAACATGCTTTGGGTCGTTAATGAGTGATAAAGCGATTCCGTCTTTACCAGCAGCGAAAACTGCCGGCGGGTTAGTATGTGC
This window of the Sedimentisphaera salicampi genome carries:
- a CDS encoding GH92 family glycosyl hydrolase, with protein sequence MMKKRIFQMIMFSFLLTPFAAFCEMGSVKDDFPLVQKVNPFVGTDTVGHTFPGATVPFGMVQLSPDTDNKGWNHCSGYHYKKGTIMGFSHTHLSGTGVPDYGDFLFMPTTGDPKLVPGSEKNPEKGYRSRFSHDREDASPGYYSVYLEDYDIDVELTATERVGFHKYTFPETDKANVIVDVTHIIGWGRIVESEIEIIDNRQIQGFFRKNGWSKNRYLYFTAEFSRPFQKSGLRINGRLDESAKEAKGKSLQGYFRFDAREKQNVMVKVALSNVSCYGAAKNMQAECPGWDFEKVHSEAKSLWQKQLSKFEVKGGSESQQRTFYTSVYHSFLVPNIFMDVDGRYRGMDKKIHTAEDFDYYTVFSLWDTFRALHPLYTIVEQDRTNDFVHSMLKKYDQSGLLPYWELASGETWCMIGYHSIPVIADAWVKGIRGYDPSYALKAMKNSAMQDHQGLKAYKKYGYIPLESGTQSVSRTLEYAYDDWCIAAMADDLGRTEDWKKYQRRSQNYRNVFDVSTGFMRGKNKNGFWRQNFDPAKFPSQGASEYTEANSWQYTWFVPHDVNGLIDLMGGDDAFIGKLDKLFNPSAAKGEDGHSDVDITGMIGQYAHGNEPSHTYAYLYSYAGSPWKTQEKIAQIVNTLYSDQPDGLCGNDDCGQMSAWYVFSTMGMYPVCPGQPIYVFGTPMFPEASINLENGKEFRIIAENHSDKNIYVQSVTLNGRPYSKTYIHHDDIIGGGELVFKMGSEPNKSWGSSQQERPSSNPGKELTLMPYLKELDQAFTEDIIVNINCDDSEAEVYFTLDGSEPDKSSNHYTEPFKLSETTTLKAKAFKRGAMPSYTLSALVERKTLEEPADISRNELASGLNYSVYVGSFRSVLDLADSKVKKSGTSDNIDLTVTNRRDNFGLKFTGYFKVEKEGMYRFKTISDDGSRLYVNSELVVNNDGFHGAQAADGMAALKAGFHEIKVLYFEGNVDEALSVEVAEPDGDFRPFSHSELFRKK